Part of the Methylomonas rapida genome is shown below.
TTGAGGCCGGCGATTTCGTCGCGGATGCGTTCGGCCAGCAACAGACCGGCTTTTTCCGCCTCATCGCCGACTCGAACCAGGTAAACGTCCACGCTAGGCGCGATGTCCACGCTGTCGAGTTGTTCGACCAGAGCCAGTATGCGTTCCATGCCCATCGCGAAACCGATGGCGTGATTGGCTTTGCCGCCCAGTTGTTCGATCAGGCCGTCGTAGCGGCCGCCCGCACAAATGGTGCCTTGGGCGCCGAGTTCGTCGGTGACCCATTCGAACACGGTTTTGCCGTAATAATCCAGGCCGCGCACCAGGCGGGTGTTGATCCGATAACTGATGTTCAGCTCGTCCAGCATGCTTCTCAGGCTGTTGAAATGCTTCAGGCTGTCCTCGCCCAGATATTCCAGTAACACCGGCGCTTCGCGCAGCATCAATTGCATGTCGGGGTTTTTGCTATCCAGGATGCGTAGCGGGTTGGTTTCCAGGCGGCGCCGGCTGTCTTCGTCCAACACATCGATATGCTGTTTGAAATATTCCACCAGCTTGCCGCGATAGGCCGCGCGTTCCTCGGTGGTGCCGAGGGAATTCAATTGCAATTCCACCTTGTCGCGGATGCCGAGTTTCTTCCAGAGGCGGTCGGTCAGCAGAATCATCTCGGCGTCGACATCGGGCCCCGGCATGCCATAGGTTTCCACGCCCAATTGATAAAACTGGCGATAACGGCCTTTCTGCGGGCGTTCGTGGCGGAACATCGGGCCGTAATACCACAAGCGATGGGTTTGATTG
Proteins encoded:
- the hisS gene encoding histidine--tRNA ligase encodes the protein MAKQQQAIQAIRGMHDILPEQSPYWQWLEHNARQVLAAYGYQEIRLPIVEKTELFKRSIGEVTDIVEKEMYTFDDRNGDSLTLRPEGTAGCLRACLEHGLLHNQTHRLWYYGPMFRHERPQKGRYRQFYQLGVETYGMPGPDVDAEMILLTDRLWKKLGIRDKVELQLNSLGTTEERAAYRGKLVEYFKQHIDVLDEDSRRRLETNPLRILDSKNPDMQLMLREAPVLLEYLGEDSLKHFNSLRSMLDELNISYRINTRLVRGLDYYGKTVFEWVTDELGAQGTICAGGRYDGLIEQLGGKANHAIGFAMGMERILALVEQLDSVDIAPSVDVYLVRVGDEAEKAGLLLAERIRDEIAGLKLQVNCGGGSFKSQFKKADKSGAAFAIIMGDDEAGRGEAALKSLRIEQEQITLSHDALLQRLKDWHQNKPLA